One window from the genome of Haloprofundus halobius encodes:
- the ilvB gene encoding biosynthetic-type acetolactate synthase large subunit produces the protein MSEQQPAPTEDDRADADQTADSTRTPVTTGASSAVRALENAGVETAFGVQGGAIMPIYDALYDSDIHHVTMAHEQGAAHAADAYSVVRGEPGVCLATSGPGATNLVTGIADADMDSDAVLALTGQVPSTMVGSDAFQETDTTGVTAPITKHNYFASDPDTVGDTVGEAFALAAEGRPGPTLVDLPKDTTMAETDREPGPAKAPETTTPPTEADEESVEAAARAIERAEKPLLLFGGGVVKANATEKARAFAIDNGIPVVTTMPAIGSMPEDHELCLSWAGMHGTGYANMAVTHCDLLVAVGCRFDDRLTGGVDTFAPEAEVVHVDVDEAEISKNVHADYPVVGDAKAVLDQLTEEIEQSPGVREWRQQCQTWKEEYPLAYKTPEDEPLKPQFVVEALDEATPDDTIVTTGVGQHQMWAAQFWTFTNPRTWVSSHGLGTMGYGLPAAIGAKLAAPDRDVVCVDGDGSFLMTIQELSVAVREDLDITVAVLNNEYIGMVRQWQDAFFEGRRMAAEYDWCPDFAKLAEAFGARGFSAENYDEAADAIENALAYDGPSVVDFRIHPAENVYPMVASGGANGKFALSEDQL, from the coding sequence ATGAGCGAACAACAGCCAGCCCCGACCGAAGACGACAGAGCGGACGCCGACCAAACGGCTGACTCGACTCGGACGCCGGTTACGACCGGCGCGTCCTCAGCCGTCCGCGCGCTCGAAAACGCGGGCGTCGAGACGGCGTTCGGCGTGCAGGGCGGCGCGATAATGCCCATCTACGACGCGCTGTACGACTCCGACATCCATCACGTCACGATGGCGCACGAGCAGGGCGCGGCGCACGCCGCCGACGCCTACAGCGTCGTCCGCGGCGAACCGGGCGTCTGTCTCGCAACGTCGGGACCGGGGGCGACGAACCTCGTCACCGGCATCGCCGACGCCGACATGGATTCGGACGCCGTGCTCGCGCTGACGGGACAGGTCCCGTCGACGATGGTCGGCTCCGACGCGTTCCAGGAGACCGATACCACCGGCGTCACCGCACCCATCACGAAGCACAACTACTTCGCGAGCGACCCCGACACCGTCGGCGACACGGTGGGCGAGGCGTTCGCGCTCGCCGCAGAGGGCCGACCGGGACCGACGCTCGTCGACCTACCGAAAGACACGACGATGGCGGAGACCGACCGCGAACCCGGCCCGGCCAAGGCACCAGAAACGACGACGCCGCCGACGGAGGCCGACGAAGAATCCGTCGAGGCGGCCGCCCGCGCCATCGAGCGCGCGGAGAAACCGCTGTTGCTGTTCGGCGGCGGCGTCGTCAAAGCCAACGCCACCGAGAAAGCCCGCGCGTTCGCCATCGACAACGGCATTCCGGTCGTGACGACGATGCCAGCCATCGGGTCGATGCCCGAGGACCACGAGCTCTGCCTGTCGTGGGCGGGGATGCACGGCACCGGGTACGCGAACATGGCGGTCACGCACTGCGACCTGCTCGTCGCCGTCGGCTGCCGGTTCGACGACCGGCTCACCGGCGGCGTCGACACGTTCGCGCCCGAGGCCGAAGTCGTCCACGTCGACGTCGACGAGGCCGAAATCTCGAAGAACGTCCACGCGGATTACCCGGTCGTCGGCGACGCGAAGGCCGTCCTCGACCAACTGACCGAGGAGATCGAGCAGTCGCCGGGCGTCCGCGAGTGGCGACAGCAGTGTCAGACGTGGAAGGAGGAGTACCCGTTGGCGTACAAGACGCCCGAGGACGAACCGCTGAAACCGCAGTTCGTCGTCGAGGCGCTCGACGAGGCGACGCCCGACGACACCATCGTCACCACGGGCGTCGGCCAGCACCAGATGTGGGCCGCGCAGTTCTGGACGTTCACGAACCCGCGCACGTGGGTCTCCTCGCACGGCCTCGGGACGATGGGCTACGGCCTTCCGGCCGCAATCGGTGCGAAGCTCGCCGCCCCCGACAGAGACGTGGTCTGCGTCGACGGCGACGGCTCCTTTTTGATGACGATTCAGGAACTCTCCGTGGCCGTCCGCGAGGACCTCGACATCACCGTCGCCGTCCTGAACAACGAGTACATCGGGATGGTCCGGCAGTGGCAGGACGCCTTCTTCGAGGGCCGCCGGATGGCCGCCGAGTACGACTGGTGTCCGGACTTCGCGAAACTCGCGGAGGCGTTCGGCGCTCGCGGCTTCAGCGCCGAGAACTACGACGAGGCCGCCGACGCCATCGAGAACGCGTTGGCGTACGACGGTCCGTCGGTCGTCGACTTCCGCATCCACCCCGCCGAGAACGTCTACCCGATGGTCGCCAGCGGCGGGGCGAACGGCAAGTTCGCGCTCTCGGAGGACCAGCTATGA
- the leuC gene encoding 3-isopropylmalate dehydratase large subunit, producing the protein MSEGTLYDKVWDRHAVAELPTGQTQLFVGLHLIHEVTSPQAFGMLRERDMEVAYPELTHATVDHIVPTADQSRPYGDDAAEEMMAELEENVREAGIEFSDPTTGNQGIVHVIGPEQGITQPGKTIVCGDSHTSTHGAFGALAFGIGTSQIRDVLATGCVAMEKQKVRKIEVTGELSEGVEAKDVILEVIRRLGTDGGVGYVYEYAGEAVENLDMEGRMSICNMSIEGGARAGYVNPDETTYEWLAETDEFRGDPEKFEKLKPYWESIRSDDDAEYDDVVVIDGDELEPVVTWGTTPGQGVGVTRPIPAPEELPEEKQDTARMSQEHMGVEPGDTMEGYEIDVAFLGSCTNARLPDLRRAATIVEGRQVHPDVRAMVVPGSQRVQEQAEKEGLADVFREAGFDWRNAGCSMCLGMNEDQLEGDEACASSSNRNFIGRQGSKDGRTVLMNPQMVAAAALEGRVTDVRTLSEVTTV; encoded by the coding sequence ATGAGTGAGGGAACGCTGTACGACAAGGTGTGGGACCGCCACGCCGTCGCAGAGTTACCGACCGGGCAGACGCAACTGTTCGTCGGCCTCCACCTCATCCACGAGGTGACGAGTCCGCAGGCGTTCGGTATGCTGCGCGAGCGCGACATGGAGGTCGCCTACCCCGAACTGACGCACGCGACGGTCGACCACATCGTCCCCACGGCGGACCAGTCGCGGCCCTACGGCGACGACGCCGCCGAGGAGATGATGGCCGAACTGGAGGAGAACGTCCGCGAGGCGGGTATCGAGTTCTCCGACCCGACCACTGGAAACCAGGGAATCGTCCACGTCATCGGGCCGGAGCAGGGCATCACCCAACCCGGCAAGACCATCGTCTGCGGCGACAGCCACACCTCGACGCACGGCGCGTTCGGAGCCTTGGCCTTCGGCATCGGCACGAGCCAGATTCGCGACGTGCTCGCGACCGGCTGCGTGGCGATGGAGAAGCAGAAGGTCCGCAAAATCGAGGTCACGGGTGAACTCTCCGAGGGCGTCGAGGCCAAGGACGTCATCCTCGAAGTCATCCGCCGACTCGGCACCGACGGCGGCGTCGGCTACGTGTACGAGTACGCCGGCGAGGCCGTCGAGAATCTCGACATGGAGGGCCGGATGAGCATCTGCAACATGTCCATCGAAGGCGGCGCGCGAGCGGGCTACGTCAACCCCGACGAGACCACCTACGAGTGGTTGGCGGAGACCGACGAGTTCCGAGGCGACCCCGAGAAGTTCGAGAAGCTCAAGCCGTACTGGGAGTCGATTCGCTCCGACGACGACGCCGAGTACGACGACGTCGTCGTCATCGACGGCGACGAGCTCGAACCGGTCGTCACGTGGGGCACGACGCCCGGCCAGGGCGTCGGCGTCACCCGGCCGATTCCCGCGCCCGAAGAACTGCCCGAGGAGAAGCAGGACACCGCGAGAATGTCGCAGGAGCACATGGGCGTCGAACCCGGCGACACGATGGAAGGCTACGAGATCGACGTCGCCTTCCTCGGGTCGTGTACGAACGCCCGCCTGCCCGACCTGCGCCGCGCGGCGACCATCGTCGAAGGCCGGCAGGTCCACCCGGACGTCCGCGCGATGGTCGTCCCGGGCAGCCAGCGCGTGCAGGAGCAAGCCGAGAAAGAAGGACTCGCCGATGTCTTTCGCGAAGCCGGCTTCGACTGGCGCAACGCCGGCTGTTCGATGTGTCTCGGGATGAACGAGGACCAACTGGAGGGCGACGAGGCCTGCGCGTCCTCGTCGAACCGGAACTTCATCGGCCGACAGGGATCGAAGGACGGTCGAACCGTTCTCATGAACCCGCAGATGGTCGCGGCGGCGGCGCTCGAAGGGAGAGTGACCGACGTGCGGACCCTCTCGGAGGTGACGACGGTATGA
- the ilvC gene encoding ketol-acid reductoisomerase, which yields MTDELEATIYYDDDADATYLDDKTVAVLGYGSQGHAHAQNLADSGVDVVVGLREGSASRAAAKDDGLEVATPVEAAAAADVVSVLVPDTVQPSVYEAIEDELEPGNTLQFAHGFNIHYNQIQPSEDIDVTMVAPKSPGHLVRRNYQADQGTPGLVAVYQDTTGDAKGEALAYAKAIGCTRAGVVETTFREETETDLFGEQAVLCGGVTSLVKTGYETLVDAGYSPEMAYFECLNELKLIVDLMYEDGLGGMWDSVSDTAEFGGLTRGDVIVDDHAREQMEEVLEQVQNGTFAREWIVENQAGRPSYQQLREAEKNHDIEAVGEELRGLFAWAEEEQGETTDEDEDEKSRVKA from the coding sequence ATGACAGACGAACTCGAAGCGACGATCTACTACGACGACGACGCGGACGCAACGTATCTCGACGACAAGACCGTAGCCGTCCTCGGCTACGGCAGCCAGGGTCACGCCCACGCCCAGAACCTCGCCGACAGCGGGGTCGACGTGGTCGTCGGCCTCCGCGAAGGTTCCGCCTCACGCGCCGCGGCGAAAGATGACGGACTGGAGGTGGCGACACCCGTCGAGGCGGCCGCCGCCGCAGACGTCGTCTCCGTACTCGTGCCCGACACCGTCCAGCCGTCGGTGTACGAGGCCATCGAGGACGAACTCGAACCCGGCAACACGCTCCAGTTCGCCCACGGCTTCAACATCCACTACAACCAGATTCAGCCGTCCGAAGACATCGACGTGACGATGGTCGCGCCGAAGTCGCCGGGCCACCTCGTCCGCCGCAACTACCAGGCCGACCAGGGGACGCCCGGCCTCGTCGCCGTCTATCAGGACACGACCGGCGACGCGAAGGGCGAGGCGCTGGCGTACGCGAAAGCCATCGGCTGCACGCGCGCGGGCGTCGTCGAGACGACGTTCCGCGAGGAGACGGAAACCGACCTCTTCGGCGAGCAGGCGGTGCTGTGCGGCGGCGTCACCTCGCTCGTGAAGACGGGCTACGAGACGCTCGTCGACGCGGGCTACAGCCCCGAGATGGCGTACTTCGAGTGCCTGAACGAACTGAAACTCATCGTCGACCTGATGTACGAGGACGGGCTCGGCGGGATGTGGGACTCGGTCTCCGACACCGCCGAATTCGGGGGACTGACCCGCGGCGACGTCATCGTCGACGACCACGCCCGCGAGCAGATGGAGGAGGTGCTCGAACAGGTCCAGAACGGCACGTTCGCCCGCGAGTGGATCGTCGAGAACCAGGCCGGCCGTCCGAGCTACCAGCAGCTCCGCGAGGCCGAGAAGAACCACGACATCGAGGCCGTCGGCGAGGAGCTTCGCGGCCTGTTCGCGTGGGCCGAGGAGGAACAGGGCGAGACGACAGACGAGGACGAAGACGAGAAATCCCGAGTGAAAGCATGA
- a CDS encoding PTS sugar transporter subunit IIA has translation MDPNDIDRLMPTELISLNDPPTEKEACIEYLLDVVADAGRVDDRDGALAALYQREEETTTGVGKGIGIPHAKTDAISRPSVAFTRSEAGVDFESMDDEPAHLVFMILVPESGSDEHLAVLSSLSRSLMHDEVREALYDAETPADVQSVMKEAMA, from the coding sequence ATGGACCCGAACGACATCGACCGACTGATGCCGACCGAACTGATCTCGTTGAACGACCCGCCGACCGAGAAGGAGGCGTGCATCGAGTACCTCCTCGACGTCGTCGCCGACGCCGGACGCGTCGATGACCGAGACGGTGCGCTCGCGGCACTCTACCAGCGCGAGGAGGAGACGACCACCGGCGTCGGCAAGGGAATCGGCATCCCGCACGCCAAGACCGACGCCATCAGTCGCCCCTCGGTGGCGTTCACGCGCTCGGAGGCGGGCGTCGACTTCGAGTCGATGGACGACGAACCGGCGCATCTCGTCTTCATGATTCTCGTCCCCGAGAGCGGCAGCGACGAGCATCTCGCCGTCCTGAGCAGTCTCTCGCGCTCGCTGATGCACGACGAGGTGCGGGAGGCCCTCTACGACGCCGAGACGCCCGCCGACGTCCAGTCGGTGATGAAGGAGGCGATGGCCTGA
- the ilvN gene encoding acetolactate synthase small subunit, whose amino-acid sequence MSGEDSTDAPEFETESGYEFDGPGMPGPAPDERPHPEGRRNTHGVRIDPEVEAKPRQRTAVVSALVEHEPGVLSRVSGLFSRRQFNIESLTVGKTTVDGHARITLVVEETDAGIDQVKKQLGKLKPVIQVGELDDDAVRAELVLLKVRGDEPDKVHAITQMYEGQTLDAGPRTITVQITGDQQKIDDAVDAFRQFGIIEIARTGQTALARGDTPTTPGEEPGHSTEPKGSTYRDETDADDETN is encoded by the coding sequence ATGAGCGGCGAAGATTCGACGGACGCTCCGGAGTTCGAGACCGAGAGCGGATACGAGTTCGACGGACCCGGCATGCCCGGTCCTGCGCCCGACGAGCGTCCGCACCCGGAGGGCCGACGCAACACCCACGGCGTCCGCATCGACCCGGAGGTCGAGGCCAAACCGCGCCAACGGACGGCCGTGGTCTCGGCGCTGGTCGAACACGAACCAGGCGTGCTCTCGCGCGTCTCGGGGCTGTTCTCCCGGCGGCAGTTCAACATCGAGAGCCTGACCGTCGGCAAGACGACCGTCGACGGCCACGCGCGAATCACGCTCGTCGTCGAGGAGACGGACGCCGGCATCGACCAGGTGAAAAAGCAACTGGGGAAGCTCAAACCCGTCATCCAGGTCGGCGAACTCGACGACGACGCCGTGCGCGCCGAACTCGTCCTGCTGAAAGTGCGGGGCGACGAACCCGACAAGGTCCACGCCATCACCCAGATGTACGAGGGTCAGACGCTCGACGCGGGGCCGCGCACCATCACGGTCCAGATAACGGGCGACCAGCAGAAGATAGACGACGCCGTCGACGCGTTCCGGCAGTTCGGCATCATCGAAATCGCGCGGACGGGACAGACGGCGCTCGCCCGCGGCGACACGCCGACGACGCCCGGCGAGGAACCGGGCCACTCCACCGAACCGAAGGGCTCGACGTATCGTGACGAAACCGACGCAGACGACGAAACCAACTGA
- the leuD gene encoding 3-isopropylmalate dehydratase small subunit — protein MSAGETSDGPADTVRHVSGTGVPVRGNDIDTDQIIPARFMKVVTFDGLGQFSFFDQRFESATPSESRDGDGETVGADEEKDHPFNEDRFRDSSVLVVNANFGCGSSREHAPQALMRWGIDALVGESFAEIFAGNCLALGIPTVTADSGTVAELQAWVDEHPDGDIDVDVEAETVTYGGTTVDVEVDDAQRKALVEGVWDTTALMKSNRNAVQETAESLPYVGTDD, from the coding sequence ATGAGCGCCGGAGAGACGAGCGACGGTCCGGCCGACACCGTCCGGCACGTCTCCGGGACGGGCGTGCCCGTCCGCGGCAACGACATCGACACCGACCAGATAATTCCGGCGCGGTTCATGAAGGTCGTCACGTTCGACGGCCTCGGCCAGTTCTCCTTTTTCGACCAGCGGTTCGAGAGCGCGACTCCGTCGGAGTCGCGAGACGGAGACGGTGAAACCGTCGGAGCAGACGAGGAGAAAGACCACCCGTTCAACGAGGACCGCTTCCGCGACTCCTCGGTGTTGGTGGTCAACGCCAACTTCGGCTGTGGCTCCTCCCGCGAGCACGCCCCGCAGGCGCTGATGCGCTGGGGCATCGACGCCCTCGTCGGCGAGTCGTTCGCCGAAATCTTCGCTGGCAACTGCCTGGCGCTCGGCATCCCGACGGTCACCGCCGACTCCGGGACCGTAGCGGAGCTACAGGCGTGGGTCGACGAGCACCCCGACGGCGACATCGACGTCGACGTAGAAGCCGAGACGGTCACGTACGGCGGAACCACCGTCGACGTGGAGGTCGACGACGCCCAGCGGAAGGCGCTCGTCGAGGGCGTCTGGGACACGACGGCGCTGATGAAGTCGAACAGAAACGCCGTCCAAGAGACAGCCGAGTCGCTGCCGTACGTGGGGACAGATGACTGA
- the ptsH1 gene encoding phosphocarrier protein HPr, with the protein MERTVTIVPEAGLHARPASKFVQAANEHDAEVTVEKVGDDSGPVNAGSMLAVTSLGAAHGDEVRLVAEGDDAEAALDALEEVLSTPESEDSEE; encoded by the coding sequence ATGGAGCGAACCGTCACCATCGTCCCCGAGGCGGGACTGCACGCACGCCCGGCCTCGAAGTTCGTGCAGGCGGCCAACGAGCACGACGCCGAGGTAACGGTCGAGAAAGTCGGAGACGATAGTGGCCCGGTGAACGCCGGAAGCATGCTCGCGGTGACGAGTCTCGGCGCGGCCCACGGCGACGAGGTCAGACTGGTCGCGGAGGGCGACGACGCCGAGGCGGCGCTCGACGCACTCGAAGAAGTGCTCTCGACCCCAGAATCGGAGGATTCCGAGGAGTGA
- the pfkB gene encoding 1-phosphofructokinase, with the protein MILTVTPNPALDHTLPLDEPLESDRVSRTTAARYDPGGKGINVSKYLDALETETLATGFLGDAFGAFLERRLREFDLPADFVEIDGTTRLNTTILAPNGEFKVNQRGPEVTASAVDAVVDTVARHDPDAVLVAGSLPPGTGPETVDRIAEAGGWETVVDVDGPLLRRLNADYALCKPNREELAVATGAPVDTVEQCLDAARRLREGQYDRIVASLGSDGAILVSDDGAYHASALETSVVDTVGAGDALLSGVLSAFARDASEPTALKTGIAVASTVVAVSGTRVPSFEDVSASIEAVCVSSL; encoded by the coding sequence GTGATTCTCACGGTGACGCCGAACCCGGCGCTGGACCACACGCTTCCGCTGGATGAACCGCTGGAGTCCGACCGCGTCAGTCGAACGACTGCCGCCCGGTACGACCCCGGCGGGAAGGGAATCAACGTCTCGAAGTATCTCGACGCGCTGGAGACGGAGACGCTCGCGACGGGGTTTCTCGGCGACGCCTTCGGCGCGTTCCTCGAACGCCGACTCCGCGAGTTCGACCTTCCGGCCGACTTCGTCGAAATCGACGGCACCACGCGCCTCAACACGACGATTCTCGCGCCGAACGGCGAGTTCAAGGTGAACCAGCGCGGCCCCGAGGTTACCGCCTCGGCGGTCGACGCCGTCGTCGACACCGTCGCCCGCCACGACCCGGATGCGGTGCTCGTCGCGGGGAGTCTCCCCCCGGGGACGGGTCCGGAGACGGTCGACCGCATCGCCGAAGCCGGCGGATGGGAGACCGTCGTCGACGTCGACGGACCGCTCCTGCGTCGGCTGAACGCCGACTACGCACTCTGCAAGCCGAACCGCGAAGAACTCGCCGTCGCCACCGGCGCGCCGGTCGACACCGTCGAACAGTGTCTCGACGCGGCCCGCCGGCTTCGAGAAGGGCAGTACGACCGAATCGTCGCCTCGCTCGGCAGCGACGGAGCGATTCTCGTCTCCGACGACGGCGCGTACCACGCCTCGGCGCTGGAGACATCGGTCGTCGATACTGTCGGCGCTGGCGACGCGTTGCTGTCCGGCGTACTGTCGGCGTTCGCTCGCGACGCGTCCGAACCGACGGCGCTCAAAACCGGAATCGCTGTCGCGTCGACAGTCGTCGCCGTCTCCGGTACCCGCGTACCCTCGTTCGAAGACGTCTCTGCGAGTATCGAAGCGGTCTGCGTCTCCTCGCTGTAA
- a CDS encoding PTS fructose transporter subunit IIC, protein MSARDTTERVLRSHVTSVKEDLMTGVSHMIPFVTIGGIFLALAYAVASLPGTGANVENVFDATGSAGWFLAQVGSAGLTIMVPILGAYIAYAIADRPGLAPGFLLSYLIQQGEILQAAGEVTGLGGGEAGAGYLGALVAGFLAGYVARWFKQRNVPSVLEPMMPVLIIPVATMAILVPVVIFVLGVPVAIANAALTSTLEGMQGGQAVLVGAILGAMMAFDMGGPVNKVAYVFSVGLISEQIYAPMAAVMIAGMTPPLGLALSNFIAPQKYTAEMYENAKSAVPLGLSFITEGAIPYAAADPLRVIPSAIAGSAVAGAASMALGVAVRAPHGGVFVIPLSNSPLLFLACIALGALVTAVVATAIKPDFETTVADIQQSTEQLEGTTQTSD, encoded by the coding sequence ATGTCCGCACGAGACACGACCGAACGCGTACTCCGCTCGCACGTCACTTCGGTGAAAGAGGACCTGATGACCGGCGTATCGCACATGATTCCGTTCGTCACCATCGGTGGCATCTTCCTGGCGCTCGCGTACGCCGTCGCGTCGCTCCCGGGGACCGGCGCGAACGTGGAGAACGTCTTCGACGCGACCGGTTCTGCGGGTTGGTTTCTCGCACAGGTCGGCAGCGCCGGACTCACCATCATGGTGCCCATCCTCGGGGCGTACATCGCCTACGCGATCGCCGATAGACCCGGGTTAGCACCCGGATTCCTGTTGTCGTATCTCATCCAACAGGGCGAGATTCTGCAGGCGGCAGGGGAGGTCACCGGCCTCGGCGGCGGCGAAGCGGGCGCGGGCTACCTCGGTGCGCTGGTCGCCGGGTTCCTCGCGGGCTACGTCGCGCGCTGGTTCAAGCAGCGAAACGTCCCGAGCGTCCTCGAACCGATGATGCCGGTGCTCATCATCCCCGTGGCGACGATGGCGATACTCGTTCCGGTCGTCATCTTCGTTCTCGGCGTCCCCGTCGCCATCGCCAACGCGGCGCTGACGTCGACGCTCGAAGGGATGCAGGGCGGCCAGGCCGTCCTCGTCGGGGCCATCCTCGGTGCGATGATGGCGTTCGACATGGGCGGCCCGGTGAACAAGGTCGCCTACGTCTTCTCGGTCGGCCTCATCAGCGAACAGATCTACGCGCCGATGGCCGCGGTGATGATAGCCGGGATGACGCCGCCGCTCGGCCTCGCGCTGTCGAACTTCATCGCGCCGCAGAAGTACACCGCCGAGATGTACGAGAACGCCAAGAGCGCCGTTCCGCTCGGCCTCTCCTTTATCACCGAGGGGGCGATTCCGTACGCGGCGGCCGACCCGCTCCGTGTCATCCCGAGCGCCATCGCCGGTAGTGCCGTCGCCGGCGCGGCGTCGATGGCGCTCGGCGTCGCCGTCCGCGCGCCCCACGGCGGCGTCTTCGTTATCCCGCTGTCGAACAGCCCGCTACTGTTCCTCGCTTGCATCGCGCTCGGGGCGCTCGTCACCGCCGTCGTCGCGACGGCCATCAAACCCGACTTCGAGACGACCGTCGCCGACATTCAGCAGTCGACCGAGCAACTCGAAGGAACCACACAGACCTCCGACTGA
- the glpR gene encoding HTH-type transcriptional regulator GlpR produces MLPAERKRRIVELVTESDGQSVESLASTLEYSKATIRRDLRELEREGMVERSHGGAVPATTVGREQTYDQREVQNLEQKVAIGQRAVDELVDGQVAFFDAGTTTMEVARRTPRDGSFLAVTNAPRMAVELGESDVEVKLTGGTLRQRTRALVGPTAESFMNRTNFDVLFLGTNGVSPEAGLTTPNEDEARMKELMVERADRVVLVADATKVGKRSFVQFADLSDVDLFVTAGDVPAGARDAFEGAELRFEVVSA; encoded by the coding sequence ATGTTACCCGCGGAGCGAAAACGGAGAATCGTCGAACTGGTGACCGAGTCCGACGGGCAGTCGGTCGAATCGCTCGCGTCGACGCTGGAGTACTCGAAGGCGACGATACGGCGGGACTTGCGCGAACTCGAACGGGAAGGGATGGTCGAGCGCTCGCACGGCGGCGCGGTGCCGGCGACGACCGTCGGCCGCGAGCAGACGTACGACCAGCGGGAGGTGCAGAACCTCGAACAGAAGGTAGCGATCGGCCAGCGGGCCGTCGACGAACTCGTCGACGGGCAGGTGGCGTTCTTCGACGCCGGGACGACGACGATGGAAGTCGCGCGGCGGACGCCGCGCGATGGGTCGTTTCTCGCGGTGACGAACGCGCCGCGGATGGCCGTCGAACTCGGCGAGTCCGATGTCGAGGTGAAGCTCACCGGCGGGACCCTCCGCCAGCGCACGCGGGCGCTCGTCGGACCGACGGCCGAGTCGTTCATGAACCGCACGAACTTCGACGTGCTGTTTCTCGGCACCAACGGCGTCTCGCCGGAGGCGGGGCTGACCACGCCCAACGAGGACGAAGCGCGGATGAAGGAGCTGATGGTCGAGCGCGCCGACCGTGTCGTCCTCGTCGCGGACGCGACGAAGGTCGGCAAGCGGAGTTTCGTGCAGTTCGCCGACCTCTCGGACGTCGACCTGTTCGTCACCGCGGGCGACGTCCCCGCGGGGGCGCGCGACGCGTTCGAGGGGGCCGAACTCCGCTTCGAGGTGGTGTCGGCGTGA
- the leuB gene encoding 3-isopropylmalate dehydrogenase gives MTDEIVVIPGDGIGQEVVPAAVRVLDAVGEFEFVEAEAGDRVKEETGEALPQETYDLAASADATLFGAAGETAADVILPLRRAVDSYVNVRPAKAYPGVDALRPETDLVFLRENTEGVYAGHEDRLSDDLSTLTRVVTDSASRRLAEFACEFADGGDHDGFTVAHKANVMRETDGRFREAVLSVADERGVDTDEVLMDAFATRICLDPTQFDVVVCPNLAGDVLSDLAAGLVGGLGLLPSANVGPERALFEPVHGTAPDIAGEGVANPAATLFSAAMLLDHLGHVEAGENVQAAVERVLEDGPRTPDLGGDASTEDVTSAVVERL, from the coding sequence ATGACCGACGAGATCGTCGTCATCCCCGGCGACGGCATCGGACAGGAGGTCGTCCCGGCGGCCGTCCGCGTGCTCGACGCGGTCGGCGAGTTCGAGTTCGTCGAAGCCGAGGCGGGCGACCGCGTGAAGGAGGAGACCGGCGAAGCCCTCCCGCAGGAGACGTACGACCTCGCCGCGAGCGCGGACGCGACGCTGTTCGGCGCGGCCGGCGAGACGGCCGCGGACGTCATCCTCCCGCTCCGTAGAGCGGTCGACTCGTACGTCAACGTCCGCCCGGCGAAGGCGTACCCCGGCGTCGACGCGCTGCGGCCGGAGACGGACCTCGTGTTCCTCAGGGAGAACACCGAGGGCGTCTACGCGGGCCACGAGGACCGACTCAGCGACGACCTCTCGACGCTGACGCGGGTCGTCACCGACTCCGCATCGCGACGACTCGCCGAGTTCGCCTGCGAGTTCGCCGACGGGGGCGACCACGACGGGTTCACCGTCGCGCACAAGGCGAACGTGATGCGCGAGACGGACGGTCGGTTCCGCGAGGCGGTGCTTTCGGTCGCCGACGAACGCGGCGTCGACACCGACGAGGTGCTGATGGACGCGTTCGCGACGCGGATCTGTCTCGACCCGACGCAGTTCGACGTCGTCGTCTGCCCGAACCTCGCGGGCGACGTGCTCTCGGACCTCGCCGCCGGCCTCGTCGGCGGCCTCGGCCTGCTGCCGTCGGCGAACGTCGGCCCCGAGCGCGCGCTCTTCGAGCCGGTTCACGGCACCGCGCCCGACATCGCGGGCGAGGGCGTCGCCAACCCGGCGGCGACGCTGTTCTCGGCGGCGATGCTGCTCGACCATCTCGGCCACGTCGAGGCCGGCGAGAACGTCCAAGCGGCCGTCGAGCGCGTCCTCGAAGACGGGCCGCGGACGCCGGACCTCGGCGGCGACGCGTCCACCGAGGACGTGACGAGCGCAGTCGTCGAACGGCTCTGA